The following proteins come from a genomic window of Pseudomonas hygromyciniae:
- the folK gene encoding 2-amino-4-hydroxy-6-hydroxymethyldihydropteridine diphosphokinase, with the protein MSLTQVYLGLGSNIERESHLCAGLDALAGFLTDLRCSAVFESQPVGIKSGPFFNLVVSAYTDLPLMELDRRLKFIEADNGRYAPDRKGLPLDIDVLLYGDLSGNFDGLVLPRAEILKNAFVLWPLSLMAPERVHPEVGKTFAALWRDAQIDQVLAPVAFKWRGQQLTQGL; encoded by the coding sequence ATGTCGCTAACTCAGGTTTACCTTGGTCTTGGCAGCAATATCGAGCGCGAGTCCCACCTGTGCGCGGGCCTTGACGCGTTGGCGGGCTTTTTGACGGACCTGCGCTGTTCGGCGGTGTTCGAAAGCCAGCCAGTGGGAATCAAGAGCGGGCCGTTTTTCAACCTAGTGGTGTCGGCATACACCGATTTGCCCTTGATGGAACTGGATCGCCGGTTGAAGTTCATCGAGGCCGACAATGGTCGCTATGCGCCGGATCGCAAAGGCCTGCCTCTGGATATCGATGTGCTGCTGTATGGCGACCTGAGCGGTAACTTCGATGGATTGGTGTTGCCGCGGGCAGAAATCCTGAAGAACGCCTTTGTGTTGTGGCCGCTATCGTTGATGGCGCCAGAGCGTGTGCATCCGGAGGTGGGCAAGACGTTTGCCGCGTTGTGGCGCGACGCGCAGATCGATCAGGTGCTGGCCCCGGTTGCCTTCAAATGGCGCGGTCAGCAGCTCACCCAGGGCCTGTAG
- the folB gene encoding dihydroneopterin aldolase produces the protein MDRVFIEGLEVDTVIGAYDWERGIRQCLRLDLSFAWDNRPAAAGDDLTLALDYASVSTRIQAFAAQAQFQLVETFAERLAQVLMEEFQIPWLHLKLTKPGAVPAAKGVGVEIERGCR, from the coding sequence TTGGACAGAGTGTTTATCGAAGGCCTGGAAGTCGACACCGTGATCGGGGCCTACGACTGGGAGCGAGGTATCCGTCAGTGTCTGCGCCTGGACCTGAGTTTCGCCTGGGACAATCGCCCGGCGGCAGCGGGTGATGACCTGACCCTGGCGCTCGACTACGCTAGCGTTTCCACACGTATCCAGGCCTTTGCTGCGCAAGCGCAATTCCAACTGGTGGAAACGTTTGCCGAGCGCCTGGCGCAAGTCCTGATGGAAGAGTTCCAGATTCCCTGGCTGCACCTCAAGCTGACCAAGCCCGGTGCAGTCCCGGCCGCCAAGGGTGTGGGCGTGGAGATCGAGCGCGGATGTCGCTAA
- the plsY gene encoding glycerol-3-phosphate 1-O-acyltransferase PlsY, translating to MSWLLATLAYLLGSLSFAILLSRLTGNPDPRMSGSGNAGATNMLRLAGKKLAVLTLFGDVCKGLLPVLIADLAGLSLQQQAWIGVCAVLGHLFPLYFRFRGGKGVATAAGMLLGIYPPAALLAIAAWLLTFYLTRTSSLAALIATPMTLPLLAWQEPAALLPMSVLTLLIVWRHRGNLRDLFAGRERHF from the coding sequence ATGTCTTGGTTACTGGCGACCCTCGCCTACCTGCTCGGCTCGCTGTCCTTTGCCATCTTGCTCAGCCGCCTGACGGGAAATCCCGACCCGCGAATGAGTGGCTCAGGCAATGCCGGCGCCACCAATATGTTGCGCCTGGCCGGCAAAAAACTCGCCGTACTGACCTTGTTCGGCGACGTCTGCAAAGGCCTGCTGCCGGTACTGATCGCCGATCTCGCTGGCCTCTCCCTGCAACAACAGGCCTGGATTGGCGTATGCGCCGTGCTCGGCCATCTGTTCCCTCTGTACTTTCGCTTTCGCGGTGGCAAGGGCGTCGCGACAGCCGCCGGCATGCTGCTGGGGATCTATCCTCCGGCAGCGCTGCTGGCCATTGCCGCCTGGCTACTGACGTTCTACCTGACCCGCACCAGTTCCCTCGCGGCATTGATCGCCACACCGATGACCTTGCCGCTGCTGGCCTGGCAGGAACCAGCAGCACTGCTGCCGATGAGCGTACTCACCCTGCTGATTGTCTGGCGCCATCGCGGCAATTTACGCGACCTGTTTGCCGGGCGCGAACGGCATTTTTAA
- the tsaD gene encoding tRNA (adenosine(37)-N6)-threonylcarbamoyltransferase complex transferase subunit TsaD, with product MLVLGLETSCDETGVALYDSERGLLADALFSQIDLHRAYGGVVPELASRDHVKRMLPLIRQVLDEADCVATEIDAIAYTAGPGLVGALLVGASCAQALAFAWGIPALGVHHMEGHLLAPMLEENPPEFPFVALLVSGGHTQLVQVDAIGQYTLLGETLDDAAGEAFDKTAKMMGLNYPGGPEIARLAQKGVPGRYTFPRPMCDRPGLMFSFSGLKTSALNTWQQSVSAGDDSEQARCDISLAFQQAVVETLTIKCKRALKQAGMKRLVIAGGVSANKALRLSLEKMLGDLKGDVFYARPEFCTDNGAMIAFAGCQRLQAGQHESLAISVQARWPMEQLPPL from the coding sequence ATGTTAGTACTGGGCTTAGAAACCTCCTGCGACGAGACCGGCGTCGCGCTTTACGACAGTGAACGCGGGCTTTTGGCCGATGCACTGTTCAGTCAGATAGACCTGCATCGGGCCTATGGCGGCGTGGTGCCGGAGCTCGCCAGCCGCGATCACGTCAAACGCATGTTGCCATTGATCCGCCAGGTGTTGGACGAGGCCGATTGTGTGGCGACCGAGATCGATGCCATCGCCTACACCGCCGGCCCTGGATTGGTCGGAGCCCTGCTGGTTGGGGCCTCCTGCGCCCAGGCGCTGGCATTTGCCTGGGGTATTCCAGCCCTTGGCGTGCACCACATGGAAGGCCATTTACTGGCGCCGATGTTGGAAGAAAACCCGCCTGAGTTCCCGTTCGTCGCTTTGTTGGTTTCGGGCGGCCATACGCAGCTGGTTCAGGTCGATGCAATCGGTCAGTACACGCTTCTGGGGGAAACCCTGGATGATGCCGCCGGTGAAGCGTTCGACAAGACTGCCAAGATGATGGGCCTCAATTATCCCGGCGGTCCGGAAATCGCGCGTCTGGCGCAAAAAGGCGTCCCTGGGCGCTATACCTTCCCGCGCCCCATGTGCGATCGCCCTGGCCTGATGTTCAGCTTCAGTGGCTTGAAAACCTCGGCCTTGAACACCTGGCAGCAAAGCGTCAGCGCCGGGGACGACAGTGAGCAAGCCCGTTGCGACATCTCTCTGGCGTTCCAGCAGGCGGTGGTGGAGACTTTGACCATCAAGTGCAAGCGTGCGTTGAAGCAGGCCGGCATGAAGCGCCTGGTCATTGCTGGAGGCGTCAGCGCCAACAAGGCCTTGCGTCTGTCACTGGAAAAGATGCTCGGTGACCTCAAGGGCGATGTGTTTTACGCGCGCCCCGAGTTCTGTACCGATAACGGCGCGATGATTGCTTTTGCCGGGTGCCAGCGCTTGCAGGCTGGCCAGCATGAGAGCTTGGCCATCAGCGTGCAGGCGCGCTGGCCGATGGAGCAGTTGCCGCCGTTGTGA
- the rpsU gene encoding 30S ribosomal protein S21: MPAVKVKENEPFDVALRRFKRSCEKAGVLAEVRSREFYEKPTSERKRKAAAAVKRHAKKVQREQRRAVRLY; the protein is encoded by the coding sequence ATGCCAGCCGTCAAAGTAAAAGAGAACGAACCCTTCGACGTAGCTCTGCGTCGTTTCAAGCGCTCCTGCGAAAAAGCCGGTGTTCTGGCTGAAGTTCGTAGCCGCGAATTTTATGAGAAGCCAACTTCTGAGCGTAAGCGTAAAGCAGCAGCCGCTGTTAAGCGTCACGCCAAGAAAGTTCAGCGCGAACAGCGCCGCGCCGTTCGTCTGTACTAA
- the dnaG gene encoding DNA primase produces MAGLIPQSFIDDLLNRTDIVDVVSSRVQMKKAGKNYTACCPFHKEKTPSFSVSPDKQFYYCFGCGAGGNALGFIMDHDNLDFPQAVEELAKAAGMEIPREESGRPHKPRQPTDSPLYPLLTAAAEFYRQALKSHPQRKAAVDYLKGRGLTGEIARDFGLGFAPPGWDNLYKHLSSDTLQQKAMIDAGLLVENAETGKRYDRFRDRVMFPIRDSRGRIIAFGGRVLGDDKPKYLNSPETPVFHKGQELYGLFEARKNNRNLDEIIVVEGYMDVIALAQQGLRNAVATLGTATSEEHMKRLFRVVPSVLFCFDGDQAGRNAAWRALEATLPSLQDGRRARFLFLPEGEDPDTLVRSEGTDAFRARIHQHAQPLADYFFQQLTEEADPRSLEGKAHMATLAAPLIDKVPGANLKALMRQRLLEITGLSGEAVSQLVHSAPQDAPPAYDPGFDYDAMPDYGDFHQPQEAFVPQQDWTSKKPGAGGKKWDKKPWNKNGKRGDRDEPYAPRTPVAVEAPTLIALRTLIHHPQLAGRVESAEHFANESNTYAQVLIALIEAVQKNPKLNSIQLMARWHGTEQGRLLKALAEKEWLIDGDNLEQQFLDTITRLSAGQHTQTLDELIKKARQPGLSAEEQIQIAKQMRDLLKQNVSASNPTSAGV; encoded by the coding sequence ATGGCCGGGCTAATTCCCCAGAGCTTTATTGACGACCTTCTGAACCGCACCGACATCGTCGATGTTGTCAGCTCACGCGTGCAAATGAAAAAGGCTGGCAAGAACTACACTGCCTGCTGCCCGTTCCACAAAGAAAAGACTCCATCGTTCAGCGTCAGCCCTGACAAGCAGTTCTACTACTGCTTCGGCTGCGGCGCGGGCGGCAACGCGCTCGGCTTTATCATGGACCACGACAACCTGGACTTCCCCCAGGCCGTCGAGGAACTGGCAAAAGCCGCCGGCATGGAAATCCCCCGCGAAGAAAGCGGCCGGCCGCACAAACCGCGCCAGCCCACCGATTCGCCGCTGTACCCGCTGCTCACCGCCGCCGCCGAGTTCTACCGCCAGGCCCTGAAAAGCCATCCCCAGCGCAAAGCCGCCGTGGACTACCTCAAGGGCCGCGGCCTGACCGGGGAAATCGCCCGCGACTTCGGCCTGGGCTTCGCCCCGCCGGGCTGGGACAACCTGTACAAGCACCTGAGCAGCGACACCCTGCAGCAAAAAGCCATGATCGACGCTGGCTTGCTGGTGGAAAACGCCGAGACCGGCAAGCGCTATGACCGCTTCCGCGACCGAGTGATGTTTCCGATCCGCGACAGCCGTGGCCGCATCATCGCCTTCGGCGGCCGGGTGCTGGGTGACGACAAGCCCAAATACCTGAACTCACCGGAAACCCCGGTATTTCACAAGGGCCAGGAACTCTACGGCCTGTTTGAAGCGCGCAAGAACAACCGCAATCTCGATGAAATCATCGTGGTTGAAGGCTATATGGACGTTATCGCCCTGGCCCAGCAAGGCTTGCGCAATGCCGTGGCTACCCTCGGCACCGCCACCAGCGAAGAACACATGAAACGCCTGTTTCGCGTGGTGCCCAGCGTGCTGTTCTGCTTCGACGGTGACCAGGCCGGCCGCAATGCCGCCTGGCGCGCCCTCGAAGCCACCCTGCCGAGCCTGCAGGACGGGCGCCGCGCGCGCTTTCTGTTCCTGCCCGAAGGTGAAGACCCGGATACCCTGGTGCGCTCCGAAGGCACCGATGCGTTTCGCGCCCGCATTCATCAGCACGCACAGCCCCTGGCCGATTATTTCTTCCAGCAATTGACCGAAGAAGCCGACCCGCGCTCCCTCGAAGGCAAGGCCCACATGGCCACCCTCGCGGCCCCGCTGATCGACAAGGTTCCCGGCGCCAACCTCAAGGCCCTGATGCGCCAGCGCTTGCTGGAAATCACCGGGCTGAGCGGCGAGGCGGTCAGCCAGCTGGTGCACAGCGCCCCCCAGGACGCGCCACCGGCCTACGATCCGGGCTTCGACTACGACGCCATGCCGGACTATGGGGATTTTCACCAGCCTCAAGAAGCCTTTGTGCCGCAACAAGACTGGACATCGAAGAAACCCGGCGCCGGCGGCAAGAAATGGGACAAGAAGCCCTGGAACAAAAACGGCAAGCGCGGCGACCGCGACGAACCGTACGCCCCGCGCACGCCGGTGGCCGTAGAAGCGCCGACGCTGATTGCCCTGCGCACCCTGATCCACCACCCGCAACTGGCGGGCCGAGTGGAAAGCGCCGAACATTTTGCCAACGAAAGCAACACCTACGCCCAGGTGCTGATTGCCCTGATCGAGGCCGTGCAGAAAAATCCTAAGCTAAACTCAATCCAACTGATGGCTCGCTGGCATGGCACAGAGCAAGGACGTCTTTTGAAGGCACTCGCAGAAAAGGAATGGTTAATTGACGGCGATAACCTTGAACAACAGTTTTTAGACACCATTACTAGGTTATCTGCGGGTCAACATACACAGACCCTCGATGAACTTATCAAGAAAGCAAGGCAGCCAGGATTGTCGGCTGAAGAGCAAATTCAGATAGCAAAGCAGATGCGCGACCTCTTAAAACAGAATGTTTCCGCATCAAACCCGACCTCAGCTGGCGTGTGA
- the rpoD gene encoding RNA polymerase sigma factor RpoD, which yields MSGKAQQQSRIKELIVLGREQGYLTYAEVNDHLPEDISDPEQVEDIIRMINDMGINVFEAAPDKDSLMLADADTDEAAAEEAAAALAAVETDIGRTTDPVRMYMREMGTVELLTREGEIEIAKRIEEGIREVMGAIAHFPGTVDHILSEYTRVTTEGGRLSDVLSGYIDPDDGITPPAAEIPPPVDPKAVKADDETDDDEAEASTDDEEEVESGPDPIIAAQRFGAVSDQMELARKALKKHGRGSKQATAELLALAELFMPIKLVPKQFEGLVERVRSALERLRAQERAIMQLCVRDARMPRTDFLRQFPGNEVDESWTDALAKGKSKYAEAIGRFQADIVRCQQKLTALQTETGLTIAEIKDINRRMSIGEAKARRAKKEMVEANLRLVISIAKKYTNRGLQFLDLIQEGNIGLMKAVDKFEYRRGYKFSTYATWWIRQAITRSIADQARTIRIPVHMIETINKLNRISRQMLQEMGREPTPEELGERMEMPEDKIRKVLKIAKEPISMETPIGDDEDSHLGDFIEDSTMQSPIDVATVESLKEATRDVLSGLTAREAKVLRMRFGIDMNTDHTLEEVGKQFDVTRERIRQIEAKALRKLRHPTRSEHLRSFLDE from the coding sequence ATGTCCGGAAAAGCGCAACAGCAGTCTCGTATCAAAGAGTTGATCGTCCTTGGTCGTGAGCAGGGTTACCTGACTTACGCGGAGGTCAACGACCACCTGCCGGAGGATATTTCAGATCCGGAACAGGTGGAAGACATCATCCGCATGATTAACGACATGGGGATCAACGTATTCGAAGCTGCGCCAGATAAGGATTCTCTTATGCTGGCGGACGCCGATACCGACGAGGCCGCCGCTGAAGAAGCTGCTGCCGCGCTGGCTGCAGTGGAGACCGATATCGGTCGCACCACCGACCCTGTGCGCATGTATATGCGTGAAATGGGTACGGTTGAGCTGCTGACACGCGAAGGCGAAATCGAAATCGCCAAGCGTATCGAAGAGGGCATCCGCGAAGTGATGGGCGCAATTGCGCACTTCCCCGGCACGGTTGACCACATTCTCTCCGAGTACACCCGCGTTACCACCGAAGGTGGCCGCCTGTCCGACGTCCTGAGCGGTTATATCGACCCGGACGACGGCATTACGCCGCCTGCTGCCGAAATACCGCCGCCTGTCGACCCGAAGGCCGTGAAAGCGGACGACGAAACCGACGACGACGAGGCTGAAGCCAGCACCGACGACGAAGAAGAAGTCGAAAGCGGCCCGGATCCGATCATCGCAGCCCAGCGCTTTGGCGCGGTCTCCGATCAGATGGAACTGGCGCGCAAGGCCCTGAAGAAGCATGGTCGTGGCAGCAAGCAGGCAACCGCCGAACTGCTGGCCCTGGCTGAGCTGTTCATGCCGATCAAACTGGTGCCGAAGCAATTCGAAGGCCTGGTTGAGCGGGTTCGTAGCGCCCTTGAGCGTCTGCGTGCACAAGAGCGTGCGATCATGCAGCTCTGTGTCCGTGATGCGCGCATGCCGCGTACCGACTTCCTGCGCCAGTTCCCGGGCAATGAAGTTGACGAAAGCTGGACCGACGCACTGGCCAAGGGCAAAAGCAAATACGCTGAAGCCATTGGTCGCTTCCAGGCCGACATCGTTCGTTGCCAGCAGAAGCTGACTGCATTGCAGACCGAAACCGGTCTGACGATTGCCGAGATCAAGGACATCAACCGTCGCATGTCGATCGGCGAGGCCAAGGCCCGTCGCGCGAAGAAAGAGATGGTTGAAGCAAACTTGCGTCTGGTGATCTCCATCGCCAAGAAGTACACAAACCGTGGCTTGCAATTCCTCGACCTGATCCAGGAAGGCAACATCGGCTTGATGAAGGCTGTGGACAAGTTCGAATACCGTCGCGGCTACAAGTTCTCGACTTATGCCACCTGGTGGATCCGTCAGGCGATCACTCGCTCGATCGCCGACCAGGCCCGCACCATCCGTATTCCGGTGCACATGATCGAGACCATCAACAAGCTCAACCGCATTTCCCGGCAGATGTTGCAGGAAATGGGTCGCGAACCGACCCCGGAAGAGCTGGGTGAACGCATGGAAATGCCTGAGGATAAAATCCGCAAGGTATTGAAGATCGCTAAAGAGCCGATCTCCATGGAAACGCCGATTGGTGATGACGAAGACTCCCATCTGGGTGACTTCATCGAAGACTCGACCATGCAGTCGCCAATCGATGTCGCCACCGTTGAGAGCCTCAAAGAAGCGACACGCGACGTACTGTCCGGCCTCACTGCCCGTGAAGCCAAGGTACTGCGCATGCGTTTCGGCATCGACATGAATACCGACCACACCCTCGAGGAAGTCGGTAAGCAGTTTGACGTGACCCGCGAGCGGATCCGTCAGATCGAAGCCAAGGCGCTGCGCAAGTTGCGCCACCCGACGAGAAGCGAGCATTTGCGCTCCTTCCTCGACGAGTGA
- a CDS encoding bifunctional diguanylate cyclase/phosphodiesterase, translating into MPRLPTVLLLSLLTWTATAGALTLTDEEHGWLADHPELRLGVDASWPPFEYRDEEGRYQGLAADYVRLIQDRLGIKVKLIEPANWSALLEQARNNQLDLLPGIMSTPERLGFLAFSRPYLDFPIVILAHEGGAQPRSLKDLYGLKIAVVENYAPHELLRTHHPDLNLVAMPNVSSTLQALATDEVDAVVGDLASSVWSLRQLKLDGLYVSGETPYRYQLAMGVPRENKMLIGILDKVLADLSPREIDEIQQHWVGNVIDHRSFWADLLLYGLPAVLLLSTVLAIVIRINRRLSSEISRRVALEQELRSSEYHYRGLVESLSAIAWEADINDFTYSYVSPHAEELLGYPRAHWLIPGFWRNIIHPADLTRADTFCQRETRANRDHSIDYRVITADGRCLWVRDIVSLIKHGHEPVMRGLMIDISEAKRTEEALQLSQEKFASVFQQCPDILVIARLSDGCLLEVNKAFEDQIGLSAADVIGKTATELNIWGIQGVGPNLLKRVQTTSIRNLEMPFLRSNGQAFTGLISAEPFQLDATEALVVVVRDITQLKETQQLLQTSEEKFAKAFHASPDGLLLTRQHDGLLLEVNEGFSRITGFNSAMSLDQSTLDLGIWVDLNERKHMLDLLHRDGLVRDFICHIRRSDGQIRLCEVSSRPLPIGDDDCMLTIARDITERQLMQEKLQQAATVFESTAEGVLITDTRQNISAVNRAFSEITGYSEAEALGHTPRLLASGLHDSAFYAAMWHQLTANGHWQGEISNRRKNGELYPSWLTISAVRNHEQSITHFVAVFADISSLKHAQARLDYQAHHDPLTGLPNRTLFENRLQTALNNQQETGNQGAVLFLDLDRFKHINDSLGHPIGDLLLKDIAVRLKEQLRDIDTVARLGGDEFIILLPGLQQASDAQHLANKLLACFTLPFQAGEHEFFISASIGTSLYPQDGIDVATLVKNADAAMYRSKAKGRNRVERYTQDLTAQANERVALEHELRRAIERDELFLYYQPKLSLETQQLIGAEALIRWRHPTFGDVPPEHFIALAEENGMILQIGDWVLEQACRQLHQWRKSYDPFGPLSVNLAGAQLRHPNLLGRIEQLLRDNRLEPDCLQLEITENFIMSQAEEALEVLHKLKRLGVQLAIDDFGTGYSSLSYLKRLPLDFLKIDQSFVRGLPDDPHDAAIVRAIIALGHSMQFTIIAEGVETPAQQAFLADEGCEQMQGYIVSLPLPADIFAATFLHMTHSDFSDSTVEKPSL; encoded by the coding sequence ATGCCCAGACTGCCGACCGTGCTGCTGCTGTCGCTGCTGACCTGGACCGCAACGGCTGGCGCGTTGACTCTCACTGATGAAGAGCATGGCTGGTTGGCGGACCACCCGGAGTTGCGCCTGGGCGTTGATGCATCGTGGCCGCCATTTGAATATCGCGATGAAGAAGGCCGCTACCAGGGACTGGCCGCTGACTATGTTCGTTTGATCCAGGATCGCCTGGGCATCAAGGTCAAGTTGATCGAACCCGCCAACTGGAGCGCACTGCTGGAGCAGGCCAGGAACAACCAGCTCGATCTATTGCCGGGCATTATGTCCACCCCGGAGCGCCTGGGTTTCCTGGCATTTTCCCGGCCTTACCTCGACTTCCCGATAGTCATTCTCGCCCACGAAGGCGGCGCCCAGCCCCGCTCCCTCAAGGACCTGTATGGGCTGAAGATTGCCGTGGTGGAGAACTATGCTCCCCACGAGTTGCTGCGCACCCACCATCCCGACCTGAACCTGGTGGCGATGCCCAACGTCAGCTCGACGTTGCAGGCCCTGGCCACCGACGAGGTGGACGCCGTCGTCGGAGACCTGGCCTCCAGTGTCTGGAGCCTGCGCCAGCTCAAGCTCGATGGTTTGTATGTCAGTGGCGAAACGCCTTATCGCTATCAACTGGCCATGGGCGTGCCCCGCGAGAACAAAATGCTGATTGGCATTCTGGATAAAGTCCTCGCCGACCTCAGCCCCAGGGAAATTGACGAGATCCAGCAACACTGGGTTGGCAATGTCATCGACCACCGCTCCTTCTGGGCCGACTTGCTGCTCTACGGCCTGCCTGCCGTGCTGCTGCTGAGCACCGTGCTGGCCATCGTGATTCGGATCAATCGCCGGCTCAGTTCGGAGATTTCCCGCAGGGTGGCCCTGGAGCAGGAGTTACGCAGCAGCGAATACCATTACCGCGGACTCGTGGAAAGCCTGTCAGCTATCGCCTGGGAAGCGGACATCAACGATTTCACCTACAGCTATGTGTCACCCCATGCCGAGGAGCTGCTCGGGTATCCACGGGCGCACTGGCTGATCCCAGGCTTCTGGCGCAATATCATCCACCCCGCCGACCTGACCCGCGCCGACACCTTCTGCCAACGGGAAACCCGCGCCAACCGCGACCACAGCATCGATTACCGGGTAATCACCGCCGACGGCCGTTGCCTATGGGTCAGGGACATTGTCAGCCTGATCAAGCATGGGCATGAGCCCGTCATGCGAGGCCTGATGATCGATATCAGCGAGGCCAAGCGCACCGAGGAAGCATTGCAGCTCTCACAGGAGAAGTTCGCCTCGGTGTTCCAGCAATGCCCGGACATACTGGTGATCGCTCGCTTGTCCGATGGTTGCCTGCTGGAGGTCAACAAGGCATTCGAGGACCAGATTGGCCTGAGCGCCGCAGACGTCATCGGCAAGACCGCCACCGAACTGAACATCTGGGGCATCCAGGGCGTGGGCCCCAACCTGCTCAAGCGCGTGCAGACCACCAGCATCCGCAATCTGGAGATGCCATTCCTGCGCAGTAATGGCCAGGCGTTTACAGGGCTGATCTCCGCCGAACCGTTCCAGCTCGATGCTACCGAAGCGCTAGTAGTGGTGGTGCGGGACATCACCCAACTGAAGGAAACCCAGCAGCTACTGCAGACTTCCGAAGAAAAATTCGCCAAGGCCTTCCATGCCTCGCCCGACGGCTTGTTGCTGACACGCCAGCACGATGGCCTGCTGTTGGAGGTCAACGAAGGCTTTAGCCGTATCACCGGTTTCAACAGTGCAATGTCCCTGGACCAATCGACCCTGGACCTGGGCATCTGGGTGGACTTGAACGAACGCAAACACATGCTCGACCTGCTGCATCGCGACGGCCTGGTGCGTGATTTCATCTGTCATATCCGGCGCAGCGACGGCCAGATTCGCCTGTGCGAAGTATCCAGTCGTCCACTGCCGATCGGGGATGACGACTGCATGCTGACCATCGCCCGCGACATTACCGAACGCCAGTTGATGCAGGAAAAGCTGCAACAGGCCGCGACGGTTTTTGAAAGCACGGCCGAAGGCGTACTGATCACCGATACCCGGCAAAACATCAGCGCCGTCAACCGTGCCTTCAGCGAAATCACCGGCTACAGCGAGGCCGAGGCCCTCGGTCATACCCCGCGCCTGCTGGCCTCCGGCCTGCACGACAGCGCATTCTACGCCGCCATGTGGCATCAACTGACCGCCAACGGCCACTGGCAAGGCGAGATCTCCAACCGACGCAAGAACGGCGAGCTGTATCCCAGTTGGCTGACCATCAGCGCGGTGCGCAACCACGAGCAGTCAATCACCCACTTCGTGGCGGTATTTGCCGACATCTCCAGCCTCAAGCACGCCCAGGCACGACTCGACTACCAGGCGCATCATGATCCGCTTACCGGGCTGCCCAACCGCACCCTGTTTGAGAACCGCCTGCAGACCGCCCTCAATAACCAACAGGAAACCGGCAACCAGGGTGCTGTGCTGTTTCTCGACCTCGACCGTTTCAAACACATCAACGACAGCCTCGGCCACCCGATTGGCGACCTGCTGCTCAAGGACATCGCCGTGCGCCTCAAGGAGCAACTGCGCGACATCGACACCGTGGCCCGCCTGGGCGGTGACGAATTCATCATCCTGCTACCCGGCCTGCAACAGGCCAGCGATGCCCAGCACCTGGCGAATAAACTGCTGGCCTGCTTCACCCTGCCTTTTCAGGCGGGCGAGCACGAGTTCTTCATCAGCGCCAGCATCGGCACCAGCCTCTATCCGCAGGACGGCATCGACGTCGCCACCCTGGTCAAAAACGCCGATGCCGCCATGTACCGCTCCAAAGCCAAGGGCCGCAATCGGGTCGAACGCTATACCCAGGACCTCACCGCCCAGGCCAACGAGCGCGTTGCCCTAGAGCACGAACTGCGCCGGGCCATAGAACGCGATGAGTTGTTTCTGTACTACCAACCGAAGCTGAGCCTGGAAACCCAGCAACTGATCGGCGCCGAAGCCCTGATCCGCTGGCGCCACCCCACCTTTGGCGACGTGCCCCCCGAGCACTTCATAGCCCTGGCCGAAGAGAACGGCATGATCCTGCAAATCGGCGACTGGGTCCTGGAACAGGCTTGCCGCCAATTGCATCAATGGCGAAAGTCCTATGACCCCTTCGGCCCCCTCTCCGTCAACCTTGCCGGAGCCCAACTGCGCCACCCCAACCTGCTGGGGCGTATCGAACAACTACTGCGAGACAACCGCCTGGAACCGGACTGCCTGCAACTGGAGATCACCGAAAACTTCATCATGAGCCAGGCCGAAGAAGCCCTGGAAGTGCTGCATAAACTCAAGCGCCTGGGCGTACAACTGGCCATCGACGACTTTGGCACCGGCTACTCGTCCTTGAGTTATCTCAAGCGCCTGCCCCTGGACTTCCTGAAAATCGACCAATCCTTCGTCCGCGGCCTGCCAGACGACCCCCACGACGCCGCCATCGTGCGCGCCATCATCGCCCTGGGCCACAGCATGCAATTCACCATCATCGCCGAAGGCGTGGAAACCCCCGCCCAGCAAGCCTTCCTCGCCGACGAAGGCTGCGAACAAATGCAAGGCTACATCGTCAGCCTGCCCCTCCCCGCCGACATCTTCGCGGCAACCTTCCTCCACATGACCCATTCAGATTTTTCGGATAGCACAGTGGAGAAACCATCGTTATAA